One Algoriphagus sp. Y33 genomic window, TCTGCCAGTGGACGCAATCCCCGCAAAGCAGTACCTATTCCCTGGCCTATAATGGTGCATTCCCGAATACCCGTATCCGACACCCTCAATTCCCCATGCTTGGCTTGTAATCCCGCAAAAGCCTGATTTACATCACCGATTTTACCTACGTCTTCACCGAAAGTAAAGAAGCGGGGGTCTTTTTCAAGAGTTATATCAAAATAGGACTGTAAAATCTCTCTGCCGTCTACAAGAGGTGAATTGCTGTTGAACTTGGCAGGAACTTCCTCCACATTCAACACGCTCCATTCTGAATGGCTATACAGATGACTATTGTATCTATCGTAATTCAAATCCGACTGCTTTGCATACCATGCTTTCAGGCCTGCCTTTGCTGCGGGAGTGTCCAATCTTAATATCACCAACGCTTTTCTCACTGCCAACACCACATCCTTTCTAATTGGATTTATAGTCTTGGAAAGCTCTTCTGCGATTTGATTGATCACTACTTTTCGGGTACTATGTTGGGCAGCTTCTGTGAGTAGACTTACTGCCTCATTCAATTCTTTCTTGATTTCACTGGAGAATCTGGACCAAGCAGCTTCCTTTTCTTGCTTTACCTGAGCTTTGGCTTCTGCTTCAATTTTGTCCAGCGTATCTGCACTGGCTATCTCATTGCTCAGGATATATTCTCTGAATTTCGAGACACAATCCCAATCCTTTTCCCACTGAAGACGCTTTTTATCTTTATACCGTTCATGAGAACCTGAAGTGGAATGCCCTTGAGGCTGAGTCATCTCCAGTACATGGATCATTACCGGTACATGGGATGTTCTCGCTAACTCACCGGCTTCTACGTAGGCATTTAGCAAACCTTCATAATCCCATCCATTTACACGGATTATTTCAATGCCCTTCTGCGAATCTGTTCTTTCAAAACCCGCCAGCGCATCTGAAATACTGCCTTTGGTGGTATGAAATTCATTTGGAACAGAAATACCATAGCCATCATCCCAAATAGAGATTACCATTGGCACCTGCATTACACCGGCTGCATTTATGGTTTCAAAAAACATCCCTTCAGAAGTAGATGCATTTCCGATGGTCCCCCATGCTACTTCATTTCCATTGACGGAAAACTTCTTTAAGTCCTTTAATCCCTTATTTTCCCTAAAGAGTTTGGAGGCGTATGCCAACCCAAGAAGTTTGGGTATTTGAGCTGCTGTGGGAGAAATATCCGCAGCTGAATTATACATTTTGGTTAGATCTTTCCAGCTACCATCCTCATTAAGAGAGCGGGTAGCAAAGTGACCATTCATTAAGCGGCCTGCACTTGCGGGTTCTGCTTCCACATTGGTATAAGCGTACAGTTGAGAAAAGTACTGCTGCAAAGTCAATTCACCGATGGCGAACATAAAAGTCTGATCCCTATAATAGCCTGAGCGAAAATCTCCGAGCCGGAAGGCTCTTGCCATTGCTATTTGGGCAACTTCCTTACCATCACCAAAAATCCCGAACTTCGCTTTCCCCATAAAAACTTCTTTCCTTCCTACTAAGGAAGCATGCCTGCTCAGCATAGCTACTCGAAAATCATCCAGTACAGCTTCTTTTGACAGGTTAGGTGAATTCAGGTTTTTCGGCACTGATTGGACTTCTGACATAGAGGTTAATTTACTAAAGTTATCCGGGTTTTGCTTTGATGATTTTTTAGGATCACTCAAAAATAGCCAAATCCATTCTTTATGCAAATTTCAATAATATTATTTTTCAATCAAAAATTTTGAAAGAGACGCAATAACAGAATCATAACAGAATTAAATTCTGAAAATTAACATTCAGTCAATAGAAAAAGTAGAATTATCAAAATTACGTGATGCTCTTACTCAAGTATTTAGCTCAAATAGACACTCGAAATTATCACTGCTTAAAAGACCATTGTTAAAATATTATAAAATAATTCAGTATATATCAAAATATAATTTCGACATCTCGGTAATTTCCAAAGCATACCAAATACTATTCTCCATGGTGCAAATGGATAGCATCCCACTTATTATATTTGTGCCAAGTTATTTAAATCCAAATATACAAGTCATGATTATAGGTGTTCCGAAGGAAATCAAAAACAACGAAAACCGTGTAGCCCTTACCCCTGCCGGTGCAAAAGAATTGGTAAAAAGAGGTCATTCTGTTTACGTTCAGCATACTGCCGGCGAAGGAAGTGGCTTTCTCGATGAAGCATATGCAGAAGCAGGTGCGATTATTCTTCCTACGATTGAAGCGACTTATGAAATCGCTGAAATGATTATGAAGGTAAAGGAACCTATAGAACCTGAATATAAATTGATTAAAGAAGATCAGCTGTTGTTCACCTATTTTCATTTTGCTTCTTACGAACCATTGACTAAGGCAATGGTAGCCAGTAAGTCGGTATGTCTCGCATATGAGACAGTAGAAAAAGCTGATAGAAGCCTGCCTCTTTTGGTTCCTATGTCTGAAGTAGCCGGAAGAATGGCAGTGCAGAAAGGGGCAAATTATTTGGAGAAGCCACTTCAGGGTAGAGGAATTCTTCTAGGAGGAGTGCCTGGTGTGCTTCCTGCCAAAGTTTTGATCCTTGGAGGAGGCATAGTCGGTACACAGGCCGCTTGGATGGCTGCCGGTCTGGGAGCAGATGTGACAATTATGGATGTATCTCTTCCAAGGATGAGATACCTCGCAGACGTGATGCCCGCCAACGTGAAGACTATGATGTCCAATGAATACAATGTGCGCAAAATGATCGTAAATCATGACCTGATCATCGGTGCTGTATTGATTCCCGGCGCAAAAGCTCCACACTTGATCACCCGGGATATGCTAAAAGAAATGCAGCCGGGAACAGTCCTAGTGGATGTGGCTGTCGATCAGGGTGGCTGTATCGAGACCTGCAAGCCTACGACGCATCAGGATCCTACTTTCATCATCGATGAGGTAGTCCACTATTGCGTAGCAAATATGCCGGGCGCTGTACCTTATACTTCTACGTTGGCTTTGACTAATGCCACACTTCCTTATGCCATTCAACTTGCAGAAAAAGGGTGGAAAAAGGCTGCTCAGGACAACCCTGACTTAATTCCCGGTCTGAATATAATCCACGGAGACATTGTCTACCAAGCAGTAGCAGAGGCTTTTGATATGGACTATACACCTGTGGTGAAATACCTCGCCGATTAAACTAAGACATTCCCACTTCATACAAATCCCTTCGACGAAAATCGGAGGGATTTTTTTTAAGCTTAATCTATAACACTACAGGATCCAACTTGATCAAATGCTCAAAAACCCATTACACGCTTTTATAAAAGCATCCTTTCTACGGACAGAAATTTCCAATTTCAAATTATCGATGAGGGTTACATATCCGCTTTTTGCATAGCCCTTGACATAACTTAAATTGATAAGATGAGAATTATGTATCCTAAAAAAGCCATAAGTGGTTAAAATTTCTTCAAAATGTTTCAGTGTCTTGGAAACAGTATGTTTCTTCCCATCCTTGGTGAAAAGCTCTGTGTAATTTACATTGGCTTCACATCTGACAATTTCCGATATGTCTAAGAAACTAAACCCCTCTCTCGACGGAATGCCGATCTTCTTGGGAATATTTGCAGGCGAAAGATGGCCCAGCAAGACGTTGATCCTTTCATTGAGCTGTGCTTGTTCTACCTTCTTGATAGCCTTCCGCATGGCTTTGTCAAAATCTTCCCTGTCAATCGGCTTGAGCAAATAATCTATGGCAGAAAATTTAAAGGCATCGATAGCATATTGCTCGTAGGCTGTGGTAAAGATAAGGCAGAAATCCGTAAAAGAGATAGCAGAAAGGACATCAAAACCCGTCTTGTCATACAACTGTACATCCAAAAACACTATATCGGGACACAGGCTATCAATTCCCTTTACAGCTTCGTCGGCTGTATAGAAACATAACCGCCTTATTTGGTTGCCGTAAGGTTCCAAAAAAGCCGTCACACGGTCGATACAATGTTGTTCGTCGTCTATTATCGCTATTGTAATCATCGATGGATTTAAAAGGCTGTTTGCAACGGGAGGCTGAGTTCAACTCTTGTGCCTGTATTCTCCGGTTTATCAACGATCCTAAGTCTTCCATTGGCATCGTTCTGCTTATTGAGGATTCTTATACGATTCTCCGTAATGGCAACGCCCAACGATTTTTTGGTTGAACCAGAGGAATTGATACTTCTTCCTGTACCGTTGTCATCTACACTGCACAGGAGGGTTTCGCCTTTTCTCTTGAAATCTATGGAAATGTGACCTTGGTTTTTCTTGTCTTTAAATCCGTGCCAAATACTGTTTTCTATGAAAGGCTGTAGGATGAGTGGGGGCACAAGTATGTTTTCTGCATCCAAACCATTTTCTATATGTATGGTATATGAAAATTTGCCGGGCAACCTTTTGGTCTCAACTTGCAGGTACAATTCGATGAATTTCAAATCTTCACTCAGAGGAATTTCCCTATGCTCGGAGTTTTCAAGAACGGTACGCATTAGCTTGGCAAATTTTGTAAGATAATCTTGGGCAGAATTATTGTCATTTTTCAAAATGTAGTCTCCGATTGAATTCAGTGAGTTGAAAATAAAGTGCGGATTCATCTGTGAGCGAAGTGCCTTTAATTCGGTATCGGAAACCAAAGCCTTGAATTCTGCTTCCTTCTTTTGGGTCAATGCATCCCATCTCCGTTTATACAGTATAAAACCACCTACCAAAACCAAAACCACCCCTGCCCCGCCCATCATGGATGCTCTTTTGATAATGGTTTGTCTATTTAGCTCGGCTTGTGTCAGTGCACGTTCTTTTTCGAAATCAAAAGCCATCTGTTTGCGGTTGATTTCCACTCTTCGGTTCTGATTGTTCAGACTGTCTTTTAGTGTTGCGAATTTCACATAGGCTTCTAAGCCGCTCCGGTAGTCACCGGTTGCGGCAAAGACGTCCGACAATGTTCCCCATGCTGATTTTTGCAGAAAAAGATTACCTTGATTTTCACTGAGTTTTAACGACTCCTCCGCAAAACGTTCTGCTTTTTGGTAATCGCCTGCCCCCAGATATGCCATAGCCGCATTGGCATACGCACTGGGTCGGACAAACGCTATTCCGTGCGCTTCTATCAATGA contains:
- a CDS encoding thiamine pyrophosphate-dependent enzyme is translated as MSEVQSVPKNLNSPNLSKEAVLDDFRVAMLSRHASLVGRKEVFMGKAKFGIFGDGKEVAQIAMARAFRLGDFRSGYYRDQTFMFAIGELTLQQYFSQLYAYTNVEAEPASAGRLMNGHFATRSLNEDGSWKDLTKMYNSAADISPTAAQIPKLLGLAYASKLFRENKGLKDLKKFSVNGNEVAWGTIGNASTSEGMFFETINAAGVMQVPMVISIWDDGYGISVPNEFHTTKGSISDALAGFERTDSQKGIEIIRVNGWDYEGLLNAYVEAGELARTSHVPVMIHVLEMTQPQGHSTSGSHERYKDKKRLQWEKDWDCVSKFREYILSNEIASADTLDKIEAEAKAQVKQEKEAAWSRFSSEIKKELNEAVSLLTEAAQHSTRKVVINQIAEELSKTINPIRKDVVLAVRKALVILRLDTPAAKAGLKAWYAKQSDLNYDRYNSHLYSHSEWSVLNVEEVPAKFNSNSPLVDGREILQSYFDITLEKDPRFFTFGEDVGKIGDVNQAFAGLQAKHGELRVSDTGIRECTIIGQGIGTALRGLRPLAEIQYLDYLLYGLQMLADDVACLQYRTKGGQKAPMIVRTRGHRLEGVWHSGSPMGMILSTLRGMVVCVPRDMTQAAGMYNALLKSDEPAIVIECLNGYRLKEKMPLNLGEFTVALGKPEVLREGSDVTIVTYGSMCRVVMESAGELAEMGIDIEVLDVQTLLPFDVHGIIGESIKKTNRVIFADEDVPGAGSAYMLQQVIEGQEVFKFLDSEPQTISAKAHRPAYSSDGDYFSKPSVEDVIEKVYAMMSEVDPKKFPAI
- a CDS encoding LytTR family DNA-binding domain-containing protein — protein: MITIAIIDDEQHCIDRVTAFLEPYGNQIRRLCFYTADEAVKGIDSLCPDIVFLDVQLYDKTGFDVLSAISFTDFCLIFTTAYEQYAIDAFKFSAIDYLLKPIDREDFDKAMRKAIKKVEQAQLNERINVLLGHLSPANIPKKIGIPSREGFSFLDISEIVRCEANVNYTELFTKDGKKHTVSKTLKHFEEILTTYGFFRIHNSHLINLSYVKGYAKSGYVTLIDNLKLEISVRRKDAFIKACNGFLSI
- the ald gene encoding alanine dehydrogenase, translated to MIIGVPKEIKNNENRVALTPAGAKELVKRGHSVYVQHTAGEGSGFLDEAYAEAGAIILPTIEATYEIAEMIMKVKEPIEPEYKLIKEDQLLFTYFHFASYEPLTKAMVASKSVCLAYETVEKADRSLPLLVPMSEVAGRMAVQKGANYLEKPLQGRGILLGGVPGVLPAKVLILGGGIVGTQAAWMAAGLGADVTIMDVSLPRMRYLADVMPANVKTMMSNEYNVRKMIVNHDLIIGAVLIPGAKAPHLITRDMLKEMQPGTVLVDVAVDQGGCIETCKPTTHQDPTFIIDEVVHYCVANMPGAVPYTSTLALTNATLPYAIQLAEKGWKKAAQDNPDLIPGLNIIHGDIVYQAVAEAFDMDYTPVVKYLAD
- a CDS encoding histidine kinase, with protein sequence MKAGYVFFFLLVTCFSVSGQEFQGSVDSLSMHITSMPERDTATINLRNDYVKQALFANPADSTLTGYARQTAMISEEIGYSKGLLLAYERLGLISQYSLSNPFRALDYYHQALAVVESNRGFDFYKWEILGNIATIYYEQEEYEEALKLFKEVAMHSKASELPAILNMANIFGATGKADSAIFYYQKALKYSGIKENPTQKANLYSNLSLMYTETGRTQDAVTAVEESLSLIEAHGIAFVRPSAYANAAMAYLGAGDYQKAERFAEESLKLSENQGNLFLQKSAWGTLSDVFAATGDYRSGLEAYVKFATLKDSLNNQNRRVEINRKQMAFDFEKERALTQAELNRQTIIKRASMMGGAGVVLVLVGGFILYKRRWDALTQKKEAEFKALVSDTELKALRSQMNPHFIFNSLNSIGDYILKNDNNSAQDYLTKFAKLMRTVLENSEHREIPLSEDLKFIELYLQVETKRLPGKFSYTIHIENGLDAENILVPPLILQPFIENSIWHGFKDKKNQGHISIDFKRKGETLLCSVDDNGTGRSINSSGSTKKSLGVAITENRIRILNKQNDANGRLRIVDKPENTGTRVELSLPLQTAF